A genomic stretch from Enterobacter dykesii includes:
- the cyaA gene encoding class I adenylate cyclase produces MYLYIETLKQRLDAINQLRVDRALAAMGPAFQQVYSLLPTLLHYHHPLMPGYLDGNVPQGICLFTPDETQQHYLNELELYRGMPPQESPKGELPITGVYSMGSTSSVGQSCSSDLDIWVCHQSWLDNDERQLLQRKCSLLESWAASLGVEVSFFLIDENRFRHNESGSLGGEDCGSTQHILLLDEFYRTAVRLAGKRILWNMVPCEEEEHYDDYVMSLYAQGVLTPNEWLDLGGLSSLSAEEYFGASLWQLYKSIDSPYKAVLKTLLLEAYSWEYPTPRLLAKDIKQRLHDGEIVSFGLDAYCMMLERVTEYLKAIDDTTRLDLVRRCFYLKVCEKLSRERACVGWRREVVSQLVKEWGWDEARLSMLDNRANWKIDQVREAHNELLDAMMQSYRNLIRFARRNNLSVSASPQDIGVLTRKLYAAFEALPGKVTLVNPQISPDLSEPNLTFIYVPPGRANRTGWYLYNRAPSMDSIISHQPLEYNRYLNKLVAWAWFNGLLTSRTRLFIKGNEVVDLAKLQEMVADVSHHFPLRLPAPTPKALYSPCEIRHLAIIVNLEYDPTAAFRNQVVHFDFRKLDVFSFGEQQNCLVGSVDLLYRNSWNEVRTLHFNGEQAMIEALKTILGKMHQDAAPPDSVEVFCYSQHLRGLIRTRVQQLVSECIELRLSSTRQETGRFKALRVSGQTWGLFFERLNVSVQKLENAIEFYGAISHNKLHGLSVQVETNHVKLPQVVDGFASEGIIQFFFEESGDDAGFNIYILDETNRAEVYHHCEGSKEELVRDVSRFYSSSHDRFTYGSSFINFNLPQFYQIVNVDGRTQVIPFRTQAVTPAAPANQDTAPLLQQYFS; encoded by the coding sequence TTGTACCTCTATATTGAGACTCTGAAACAGAGACTGGATGCCATTAATCAACTGCGTGTGGATCGCGCGCTTGCTGCCATGGGCCCTGCTTTCCAGCAGGTATACAGTCTGCTGCCGACATTATTGCACTATCACCATCCGCTAATGCCTGGCTACCTTGACGGTAACGTTCCCCAGGGCATTTGCCTTTTCACGCCTGATGAAACCCAACAGCATTACCTCAACGAACTGGAACTCTACCGCGGCATGCCGCCACAGGAGTCTCCAAAAGGTGAACTGCCGATTACCGGCGTTTACTCTATGGGGAGCACCTCATCGGTAGGGCAAAGCTGTTCTTCGGACCTGGACATCTGGGTCTGCCATCAGTCCTGGCTCGATAACGACGAGCGTCAGCTGCTGCAACGCAAGTGCAGCCTGCTGGAGAGCTGGGCGGCCTCGCTCGGCGTGGAAGTAAGCTTCTTCCTGATTGATGAAAACCGTTTCCGCCATAACGAAAGCGGCAGTCTGGGTGGTGAGGACTGCGGCTCGACTCAGCACATCTTACTGCTGGATGAATTTTACCGTACTGCTGTGCGTCTGGCCGGGAAGCGTATTCTGTGGAATATGGTCCCGTGCGAAGAAGAAGAGCATTACGATGACTACGTCATGTCGCTTTACGCGCAGGGTGTACTGACGCCAAACGAATGGCTGGACCTCGGCGGCCTCAGCTCTCTGTCAGCCGAAGAGTACTTTGGCGCAAGCCTCTGGCAGCTCTATAAGAGTATCGACTCGCCGTACAAAGCGGTGCTGAAAACGCTGCTGCTGGAAGCCTATTCCTGGGAATACCCCACGCCGCGCCTGCTGGCGAAAGATATCAAGCAGCGTCTGCACGACGGGGAGATCGTCTCCTTCGGGCTGGACGCCTACTGCATGATGCTGGAGCGCGTGACCGAATACCTGAAAGCCATTGATGACACCACGCGTCTTGACCTGGTGCGTCGATGTTTCTATCTCAAAGTTTGTGAGAAATTGAGCCGCGAGCGCGCCTGCGTGGGCTGGCGTCGTGAAGTGGTCAGTCAGTTAGTGAAAGAGTGGGGATGGGACGAAGCGCGTCTGTCCATGCTCGACAACCGGGCCAACTGGAAAATCGATCAGGTGCGTGAAGCGCACAACGAACTGCTCGATGCGATGATGCAAAGCTACCGTAACCTGATCCGCTTTGCGCGCCGTAACAACCTCAGCGTTTCCGCCAGCCCGCAGGACATCGGGGTATTAACCCGTAAGCTGTACGCCGCGTTTGAAGCGCTGCCGGGTAAAGTCACCCTGGTTAACCCGCAGATTTCGCCTGACCTGTCAGAACCGAACCTGACCTTTATCTACGTGCCGCCGGGCCGCGCGAACCGCACCGGGTGGTATCTGTACAACCGTGCGCCAAGCATGGATTCCATCATCAGCCATCAGCCGCTGGAGTATAACCGCTACCTGAACAAGCTGGTGGCCTGGGCCTGGTTTAACGGCCTGCTGACCTCGCGCACGCGCCTGTTTATCAAAGGCAACGAGGTGGTCGATCTCGCTAAGCTGCAGGAGATGGTCGCGGATGTGTCGCACCATTTCCCGCTGCGTCTGCCTGCCCCAACGCCGAAAGCGCTCTACAGCCCGTGCGAAATTCGCCATCTGGCAATTATCGTCAACCTGGAATACGACCCGACGGCGGCCTTCCGCAATCAGGTGGTTCACTTTGACTTCCGCAAGCTGGACGTCTTTAGCTTTGGCGAGCAGCAAAACTGCCTGGTAGGCAGTGTGGATCTGCTGTACCGCAACTCCTGGAACGAAGTGCGTACCCTGCATTTCAACGGTGAGCAGGCAATGATCGAAGCGCTGAAAACGATTCTCGGCAAGATGCACCAGGATGCCGCACCGCCGGACAGCGTTGAGGTGTTCTGCTACAGCCAGCACCTGCGCGGTTTAATTCGTACCCGCGTGCAGCAGCTGGTCTCTGAGTGTATCGAACTGCGTCTCTCCAGTACTCGCCAGGAAACCGGGCGCTTTAAGGCGCTGCGCGTCTCCGGTCAGACCTGGGGCCTGTTCTTCGAACGCCTGAACGTGTCGGTACAGAAGCTGGAAAACGCCATCGAGTTCTACGGCGCGATTTCACACAACAAGCTGCATGGCCTGTCGGTGCAGGTGGAAACCAACCACGTTAAGCTCCCGCAGGTAGTGGACGGATTCGCCAGCGAAGGGATTATTCAGTTCTTCTTTGAAGAGTCGGGCGACGATGCCGGGTTCAACATCTACATTCTGGATGAGACCAACCGCGCCGAGGTGTATCACCATTGTGAAGGCAGTAAAGAGGAGCTGGTGCGCGACGTCAGCCGCTTCTACTCCTCTTCGCATGACCGTTTCACCTACGGCTCAAGCTTTATCAACTTTAACCTGCCGCAGTTCTACCAGATTGTGAACGTCGACGGTCGTACGCAGGTGATCCCGTTCCGGACACAGGCCGTCACGCCTGCCGCGCCTGCCAATCAGGACACCGCGCCGCTGTTGCAGCAGTACTTCTCCTGA
- the hemC gene encoding hydroxymethylbilane synthase has protein sequence MLDNVLRIATRQSPLALWQAHYVKQRLEACHSGLRVELVPMVTRGDVILDTPLAKVGGKGLFVKELELALLENRADIAVHSMKDVPVEFPEGLGLVTICEREDPRDAFVSNRYDSLDALPEGSVVGTSSLRRQCQLAERRPDLIIRSLRGNVGTRLGKLDNGDYDAIILAVAGLKRLGLESRIRVAMPPELSLPAVGQGAVGIECRLDDARTRELLAPLNHDETAIRVKAERAMNTRLEGGCQVPIGSYAELTDGELWLRALVGAPDGSQMVRGERRGKAQDAEQLGVSLAEELLDNGAREILADVYNGEPPA, from the coding sequence ATGTTAGACAATGTTTTGAGAATTGCCACACGCCAAAGCCCCCTCGCGCTCTGGCAGGCACATTATGTGAAGCAGCGCCTTGAAGCCTGCCACAGTGGATTGCGCGTCGAGCTGGTGCCGATGGTCACGCGCGGTGACGTGATCCTCGATACGCCTCTGGCGAAAGTGGGCGGCAAAGGCCTGTTTGTCAAAGAACTGGAACTGGCATTGCTTGAGAACCGCGCCGATATCGCCGTACATTCAATGAAAGACGTGCCCGTCGAGTTCCCGGAAGGGCTGGGGCTGGTGACCATCTGCGAGCGCGAAGATCCGCGCGATGCGTTTGTCTCCAACCGCTATGACTCGCTCGACGCGCTGCCGGAGGGTAGCGTGGTTGGCACGTCCAGTTTACGCCGTCAGTGTCAGCTGGCAGAGCGCCGTCCTGACCTGATCATTCGCTCGCTGCGCGGTAACGTCGGCACGCGTCTGGGCAAGCTGGATAACGGCGATTACGATGCCATTATCCTCGCCGTTGCCGGCCTGAAGCGTTTGGGGCTGGAGTCGCGCATTCGCGTGGCGATGCCGCCAGAACTGTCGCTGCCGGCCGTGGGCCAGGGCGCCGTCGGCATCGAGTGCCGTCTGGACGATGCGCGTACCCGCGAACTGCTCGCACCGCTGAACCATGACGAGACCGCTATTCGCGTAAAAGCCGAGCGTGCGATGAATACCCGCCTCGAAGGGGGATGTCAGGTACCGATTGGCAGCTATGCTGAATTAACAGATGGCGAACTGTGGCTGCGTGCGCTGGTGGGCGCTCCGGACGGTTCGCAGATGGTACGCGGCGAACGTCGCGGTAAAGCGCAAGATGCCGAGCAGCTTGGCGTGTCGCTGGCGGAAGAGCTGCTGGATAACGGCGCCCGCGAGATTCTGGCTGACGTTTATAATGGAGAGCCCCCTGCATGA
- the hemD gene encoding uroporphyrinogen-III synthase, whose protein sequence is MSILVTRPSPAGEQLVSRLRTLGQVAWSFPLIEFSPGRELSALADQMNTLQEGDLLFALSQHAVEFAHAQLQQQGLTWPAAPRYFAIGRTTALALHTVSSADVRYPLDREISEVLLQLPELQTIAGKRALILRGNGGRELLGETLRERGADVTFIECYQRCAKHYDGAEEAMRWHARGINTLVVTSGEMLQQIWSLIPLWYRENWLLRCRLLVVSERLANQARELGWQDIRIADNADNDALLRALQ, encoded by the coding sequence ATGAGTATTCTTGTCACCCGCCCTTCTCCCGCAGGAGAGCAGTTAGTGAGCCGTCTGCGCACACTGGGGCAGGTGGCCTGGAGTTTTCCGCTCATTGAATTCTCCCCCGGTCGGGAGCTCTCCGCGCTCGCCGACCAGATGAATACCCTTCAGGAAGGCGACCTGCTGTTTGCGCTGTCGCAACATGCCGTGGAATTTGCCCACGCACAGCTGCAACAGCAGGGTTTGACCTGGCCAGCCGCTCCCCGCTATTTCGCGATTGGCCGCACAACGGCACTGGCGCTGCATACCGTAAGCAGCGCGGACGTTCGTTACCCGTTAGATCGGGAAATCAGCGAAGTCTTGCTACAATTACCTGAATTACAAACTATTGCCGGAAAGCGTGCGCTCATTTTGCGCGGCAACGGTGGTCGCGAGCTGCTGGGCGAAACGCTGCGTGAACGCGGTGCAGACGTTACGTTCATTGAGTGCTATCAGCGCTGTGCAAAACACTATGATGGCGCGGAAGAGGCGATGCGCTGGCACGCGCGCGGCATTAATACGCTGGTGGTCACCAGCGGTGAAATGTTACAACAGATTTGGTCGCTGATACCGCTCTGGTATCGCGAAAACTGGTTACTCCGCTGTCGGCTTCTGGTCGTCAGTGAGCGTCTGGCGAACCAGGCCCGGGAACTGGGCTGGCAGGATATTCGGATCGCTGATAACGCCGACAACGATGCGCTGCTGCGCGCATTACAATAA
- the hemX gene encoding uroporphyrinogen-III C-methyltransferase — protein sequence MTEHDKSSAVVEETRETVETTPQPETTEKTAEKKNGSNKTSLALSAIAIAIALAAGVGLYGLVKQQGANQTSTSDALVNQLTALQKAQETQKTELETVIKQQAAALAEANSKQEELTKQLGEVQQKVATISGTDAKTWLLSQADFLVKLAGRKLWSDQDVTTAAALLKSADASLADMNDPSLITARRAITEDIASLSAVSQVDYDGIILKVNQLSNQIDNLQLADNNDDDSPMDSDGTELSSSLSEWRINLQKSWQNFMDSFITIRRRDETAVPLLAPNQDIYLRENIRSRLLVAAQAVPRHQEETYKQALDNVSTWVRAYYNTDDATTTAFLEDIDKLSQQNITMNVPDKLASQPILEKLMQTRVRNLLAQPGVPAEPSGGAAPAPAPAPESAPQGE from the coding sequence ATGACGGAACACGACAAATCCTCCGCCGTGGTTGAAGAGACCAGGGAGACTGTGGAAACGACGCCACAGCCAGAGACGACAGAGAAAACCGCTGAGAAGAAAAACGGCAGCAACAAAACGAGCCTCGCGCTGAGCGCGATTGCCATCGCCATTGCGCTGGCAGCAGGGGTTGGCCTGTACGGTCTGGTGAAGCAACAGGGCGCTAACCAGACGTCCACCAGCGATGCGCTGGTGAATCAGCTTACTGCCCTGCAAAAAGCGCAGGAGACGCAGAAAACCGAGCTGGAAACGGTGATTAAGCAGCAGGCCGCCGCGCTTGCCGAGGCGAACAGCAAACAGGAAGAGCTGACTAAACAGCTGGGCGAAGTGCAGCAGAAAGTCGCCACGATTTCCGGCACCGATGCCAAAACCTGGCTGCTCTCGCAGGCTGACTTCCTGGTGAAGCTCGCCGGACGTAAGCTCTGGAGCGATCAGGACGTCACCACTGCCGCCGCGCTGCTGAAAAGCGCCGATGCGAGCCTGGCAGACATGAACGACCCGAGCCTTATCACCGCGCGTCGCGCGATCACCGAAGACATCGCCAGTCTCTCCGCCGTCTCGCAGGTGGATTACGACGGCATTATCCTCAAGGTGAACCAGCTGTCGAATCAGATTGATAACCTGCAGCTGGCGGATAACAACGACGACGACTCCCCGATGGATTCCGACGGTACCGAGCTTTCCAGCTCCCTGAGCGAATGGCGCATAAACCTGCAGAAAAGCTGGCAGAACTTTATGGACAGCTTCATCACTATCCGCCGTCGCGACGAAACCGCCGTGCCGCTGCTGGCACCGAACCAGGATATCTATCTACGCGAGAACATTCGTTCCCGCCTGCTGGTGGCGGCTCAGGCCGTGCCGCGTCATCAGGAAGAGACCTACAAACAGGCGCTGGATAACGTCTCGACGTGGGTACGCGCCTACTACAACACCGATGATGCGACGACCACCGCCTTCCTCGAAGACATTGATAAGCTGAGCCAGCAGAACATCACCATGAACGTTCCGGATAAGCTGGCCAGCCAGCCGATTCTGGAGAAGCTGATGCAGACGCGCGTGCGTAACCTGCTGGCGCAGCCGGGCGTGCCGGCAGAGCCGTCGGGCGGAGCGGCACCAGCTCCGGCTCCGGCGCCTGAAAGCGCACCACAAGGAGAGTAA
- the hemY gene encoding protoheme IX biogenesis protein HemY, which translates to MLKVLLLFILLIAGIVLGPMLAGHQGYVLIQTDNYNIETSVTGLTIILILGVVVLFAIEWILRRIFRTGAHTRGWFVGRKRRRARKQTEQALLKLAEGDYQQVEKLMSKNADHAEQPVVNYLLAAEAAQQRGDEARANQHLERAAELAHGDPIPVEITRVRLQLARNENHAARHGIDRLLEVAPRHPEVLRLAEQAYIRTGAWGSLLDIIPSMAKAEVGDDEHRDELQRLAWIGLMDQARADLGSDGLKTWWKNQSRKTRQQVPLQVAMAEHLIECDDHDTAQEILLDGLKRQYDDRLVMVIPRLKTNNPEQIEKVLRQQIKAVGDRPLLWSTLGQSLMKHGEWQEASLAFRAALKQRPDAFDYAWLADALEKQHKPEEAAAMRRDGLLLTLQNNGTQQ; encoded by the coding sequence ATGCTAAAAGTTCTCTTACTCTTCATCCTGCTGATCGCCGGGATCGTGCTGGGACCCATGCTTGCGGGTCATCAGGGTTACGTCCTGATCCAGACGGATAACTACAACATTGAAACCAGCGTAACCGGCCTGACGATCATTCTGATCCTCGGCGTGGTGGTGCTGTTTGCGATCGAGTGGATCCTGCGCCGCATTTTCCGCACCGGTGCCCACACGCGCGGCTGGTTCGTTGGCCGTAAACGCCGCCGCGCCCGCAAGCAGACCGAACAGGCGCTGCTTAAGCTTGCCGAGGGTGACTATCAGCAGGTTGAAAAGCTGATGTCGAAAAACGCCGACCATGCCGAACAGCCGGTGGTGAATTATCTGCTCGCTGCCGAAGCGGCGCAGCAGCGCGGTGACGAAGCCCGCGCCAATCAGCATCTGGAGCGGGCGGCAGAGCTGGCTCACGGCGACCCGATTCCGGTAGAAATCACGCGCGTTCGCCTGCAGCTGGCGCGCAATGAAAATCACGCGGCGCGTCACGGTATCGATCGCCTGCTGGAAGTTGCGCCACGTCATCCGGAAGTGCTGCGTCTTGCCGAGCAGGCGTATATTCGTACCGGCGCCTGGGGTTCGCTGCTGGACATCATTCCGTCGATGGCGAAGGCCGAGGTGGGCGACGATGAACATCGTGATGAGCTTCAGCGTCTGGCATGGATTGGCCTGATGGATCAGGCGCGCGCCGACCTGGGCAGCGACGGTCTGAAAACGTGGTGGAAGAATCAGAGCCGTAAAACGCGTCAGCAGGTTCCTCTGCAGGTTGCCATGGCGGAACATCTTATTGAATGTGACGATCATGACACGGCTCAGGAGATCCTCCTCGACGGCCTGAAGCGCCAGTATGACGATCGTCTGGTGATGGTGATCCCGCGCCTGAAAACCAATAATCCTGAGCAAATCGAAAAAGTGCTGCGACAGCAGATTAAAGCCGTTGGGGATCGCCCGCTGCTGTGGAGCACGCTCGGTCAATCGCTGATGAAGCACGGCGAATGGCAGGAGGCGAGCCTCGCCTTCCGCGCGGCGCTGAAGCAGCGTCCGGACGCGTTTGACTACGCGTGGCTTGCCGATGCGCTGGAAAAACAGCATAAGCCGGAAGAGGCAGCCGCCATGCGTCGTGATGGGTTGCTGTTAACGCTGCAAAATAACGGTACGCAGCAGTAA
- a CDS encoding MFS transporter — protein sequence MNSLLYALIQALRCHRWLRLLACAFIFSSLGNGLTQVVVFGLLLAWSAPPALLTLAFLFATVPGFIGSIFGEKLCSRFSPISLLILTEGLGLLALLFPLLGVGYHSVAALLAVQSTEALLSGMSWPALTLLFKRGLSEAELPAATCLENVIFASQVLLGTGLGVLLFQKTSVFTLLAIDAASFFGSLLLLWLAGRRFSPTPGPTTMEKGDSATLRWQALTVRQKRSLLILPALAAVGSPAMALLPALAQQLRPQDAAGLALPLLFARSLGQLCGPLLLKKESLTRIAAHTPRIIVCLSIFLAAYDMLPFLSGWTLCALGMIFIAHLPSNILFAAGTFGVLSSFPLTQTASASGKAWRWQTLSASLFTGIAAAVASGFGSVQALYAVSASALLMVALIMRLYRE from the coding sequence ATGAACTCGCTTTTGTATGCGCTTATTCAGGCGCTGCGCTGCCACCGCTGGCTGCGCCTGCTTGCCTGCGCTTTTATCTTTTCTTCACTGGGGAATGGTTTAACCCAGGTTGTAGTCTTCGGTTTGCTGCTAGCGTGGTCAGCCCCGCCCGCTCTGCTCACTCTCGCTTTTCTTTTCGCTACGGTACCAGGATTCATCGGCAGTATCTTCGGCGAAAAGCTGTGCTCGCGCTTTTCACCGATATCCCTGCTGATACTGACCGAGGGGCTGGGTCTGCTCGCCCTGCTCTTTCCCCTGCTTGGCGTGGGTTACCACAGCGTTGCCGCATTGCTCGCCGTGCAATCCACCGAAGCCCTGCTCAGCGGGATGAGCTGGCCCGCGCTGACATTGCTCTTTAAGCGCGGACTTAGCGAAGCAGAGCTGCCCGCTGCAACCTGTCTGGAAAATGTGATTTTTGCTTCTCAAGTGTTGTTAGGGACCGGACTCGGCGTGCTGCTGTTTCAGAAGACATCCGTGTTTACCCTGCTGGCCATTGATGCCGCCAGCTTTTTTGGGTCACTGTTACTGCTATGGCTGGCTGGGCGTCGGTTTTCTCCGACACCTGGCCCCACCACTATGGAAAAGGGGGATTCTGCAACATTACGCTGGCAGGCGTTGACCGTTCGGCAGAAACGCAGCCTGCTCATCCTGCCGGCGCTGGCCGCCGTCGGCTCACCGGCGATGGCGCTTCTTCCGGCACTGGCCCAGCAGCTCCGTCCTCAGGATGCGGCGGGCCTTGCTTTGCCTCTGCTTTTCGCGAGGAGTCTGGGGCAGCTTTGTGGCCCCCTGCTGCTAAAAAAAGAGAGCCTGACGCGCATTGCGGCCCACACGCCGCGAATAATCGTTTGCCTGAGCATCTTTCTGGCCGCTTATGACATGCTGCCGTTTTTGTCCGGGTGGACGTTATGCGCGCTGGGGATGATCTTTATCGCGCATCTGCCCTCAAATATTCTCTTCGCAGCGGGCACGTTTGGCGTACTCAGTAGTTTTCCTCTCACGCAAACCGCTTCGGCCAGCGGTAAAGCCTGGCGCTGGCAAACGCTCAGCGCCTCTCTTTTCACCGGCATTGCAGCGGCGGTGGCTTCAGGATTTGGCTCAGTACAGGCGCTCTATGCTGTCTCTGCATCGGCCCTGCTGATGGTTGCCCTGATCATGCGCCTGTATCGGGAATAA
- the thrP gene encoding bifunctional threonine/serine APC transporter ThrP produces MAEKQPELQRGLEARHIELIALGGTIGVGLFMGSASTLKWAGPSVLLAYIIAGLFVFFIMRSMGEMLFLEPVTGSFAVYAHRYMSPFFGYLTAWSYWFMWMAVGISEITAIGVYVQFWFPDMVQWIPALIAVGLVALANLAAVRLYGEIEFWFAMIKVTTIIVMIVVGLGVIFFGFGNGGHAIGFGNLTENGGFFAGGWKGFLTALCIVVASYQGVELIGITAGEAKNPQVTLRSAVGKVLWRILIFYVGAIFVIVTIFPWNEIGTTGSPFVLTFAKIGITAAAGIINFVVLTAALSGCNSGMYSCGRMLYALSKNNQLPAAMSKVSRAGVPVAGVAVSIVILLIGSCLNYIIPNPQRVFVYVYSASVLPGMVPWFVILISQLRFRHAHKKAIENHPFRSILFPYANYLTMAFLICVLIGMYFNEDTRMSLFVGMIFLAAVTAAYKLFGLGRRATTHKVEE; encoded by the coding sequence ATGGCAGAGAAACAACCGGAGCTACAGCGTGGGCTGGAAGCTCGTCATATTGAACTGATAGCGCTGGGCGGCACTATCGGCGTGGGCCTGTTTATGGGCTCCGCAAGCACGCTCAAATGGGCAGGCCCTTCCGTATTACTGGCGTATATTATCGCCGGGCTGTTTGTTTTCTTCATTATGCGTTCCATGGGCGAAATGCTCTTCCTGGAGCCGGTAACCGGCTCTTTCGCCGTTTACGCGCATCGCTATATGAGCCCGTTCTTCGGCTACCTGACGGCCTGGTCATACTGGTTTATGTGGATGGCGGTGGGCATCTCAGAGATCACCGCGATAGGGGTCTACGTCCAGTTCTGGTTCCCGGACATGGTCCAGTGGATACCCGCGCTCATTGCCGTGGGGCTGGTGGCGCTGGCAAACCTGGCAGCCGTGCGCCTTTACGGTGAAATTGAGTTCTGGTTCGCAATGATCAAAGTCACCACGATCATCGTGATGATTGTCGTCGGCCTGGGCGTGATTTTCTTCGGCTTTGGCAACGGTGGGCACGCTATCGGCTTTGGCAACCTGACCGAAAACGGCGGCTTCTTTGCCGGCGGCTGGAAGGGCTTCCTGACGGCGCTGTGTATCGTTGTGGCCTCGTATCAGGGCGTGGAGCTGATCGGTATTACCGCCGGTGAAGCGAAAAACCCGCAGGTCACGCTGCGTAGCGCGGTGGGCAAAGTGCTGTGGCGCATCCTGATTTTCTATGTGGGCGCGATCTTCGTCATCGTGACCATCTTCCCGTGGAACGAAATTGGCACGACGGGTAGCCCGTTTGTATTAACCTTTGCCAAAATTGGTATCACGGCGGCGGCGGGTATCATCAACTTTGTGGTCCTGACGGCAGCGCTGTCAGGCTGTAACAGCGGGATGTACAGCTGCGGGCGTATGCTCTATGCGCTTTCGAAGAATAACCAGCTGCCTGCGGCGATGAGTAAAGTCTCACGTGCCGGCGTACCGGTGGCGGGTGTGGCTGTCTCCATTGTAATCCTGCTGATTGGCTCTTGCCTGAATTACATCATTCCTAACCCGCAGCGCGTATTCGTTTACGTCTACAGCGCCAGCGTACTGCCGGGCATGGTGCCGTGGTTCGTTATCCTCATCAGCCAGCTACGTTTCCGCCATGCGCATAAAAAAGCGATCGAAAACCATCCGTTCCGCTCAATTCTGTTCCCCTATGCGAACTATTTGACGATGGCGTTCCTGATTTGTGTATTAATCGGCATGTACTTTAATGAAGATACCCGCATGTCGCTGTTTGTCGGGATGATCTTCCTGGCGGCTGTGACGGCCGCATATAAGCTTTTTGGCCTGGGTCGCCGCGCCACCACGCATAAAGTGGAGGAATAA
- the wecG gene encoding lipopolysaccharide N-acetylmannosaminouronosyltransferase: MTDKISAPRYALRGLQLIGWRDMQHALDFLFADGKMKSGTLVAINAEKMLAVEDNAEVKSLIEAAEFKYADGISVVRSIRKKYPDANVSRVAGADLWEQLMARAGVQGMPVFLIGGKPEILAQTEEKLRRQWNVNIVGSQDGYFKPEDRQALFERVRDSGAKIVTVAMGSPRQEILMRDCRLVCPDALYMGVGGTYDVFTGHVKRAPKVWQNLGLEWLYRLLSQPTRIKRQIRLLRYLAWHYTGKM; encoded by the coding sequence ATGACTGATAAAATTTCTGCACCGCGCTATGCGCTACGTGGCCTGCAGCTTATTGGCTGGCGTGACATGCAGCACGCGCTGGACTTTCTGTTCGCCGACGGCAAGATGAAATCCGGTACGCTGGTGGCCATCAACGCGGAAAAAATGCTGGCGGTTGAGGATAATGCGGAAGTTAAAAGCCTGATTGAAGCGGCTGAATTTAAATACGCGGACGGGATCAGCGTGGTCCGCTCTATCCGTAAAAAGTATCCTGACGCTAATGTATCCCGCGTGGCGGGGGCCGATCTCTGGGAGCAGCTTATGGCCCGCGCCGGTGTGCAGGGTATGCCCGTGTTCCTGATTGGCGGAAAGCCGGAGATACTGGCCCAGACGGAGGAGAAACTGCGTCGTCAATGGAATGTTAATATTGTCGGCAGCCAGGATGGTTACTTCAAACCGGAAGATCGACAGGCTCTGTTTGAGCGCGTTCGTGACAGCGGGGCGAAAATTGTCACCGTGGCGATGGGCTCCCCGCGCCAGGAGATCCTGATGCGCGACTGCCGTCTGGTCTGTCCTGATGCCCTCTACATGGGCGTCGGCGGCACGTACGACGTCTTTACCGGCCACGTTAAGCGTGCGCCTAAGGTCTGGCAAAATTTGGGGCTGGAGTGGCTGTACCGCCTGCTATCGCAACCGACGCGCATTAAACGACAGATCCGTCTGCTTCGCTACCTCGCCTGGCATTACACCGGGAAAATGTAA